Within Apostichopus japonicus isolate 1M-3 chromosome 23, ASM3797524v1, whole genome shotgun sequence, the genomic segment TAAAGCTATACACAAGTGCATTTCTGTGTTTTGTGTCTTGTGTTATACGACCAGGGCTTGTTATACAAACGCCCTGCTAAGATCACgcaatattttatcattcagACATTATTTGATATACCcccctcaatttttatgtaccTTTACTATTATTTATGGTCTAAGATGGTATCACGAATTACAGCtttaaaagcaattttttttttttttttatgtggccAAATATATATTGGGGCAGCGTTACTGCACTTGCTTTGTACTATACCGACAAATATCAACACGGAAGGAATTTAATGTGAAATGGTGAATCTACACTTTGAAAGGACcttttgttcctttctttccATTGGGACCTGAAAGTAGGGAACAATATTGGTGACtttgtcacacacacacagacacacacacgaACGGGCTAACTTGACGCAATATGGGTAGGCCTATGTGAGAAGCCTATGTGTTATGTGTTAATTATTTTGTTAGACGCTATATCAGATTTTAATCTCTTCGTTTCTGCACGAATGGATTAATTTTCTTGCATGTTTACCAGTAATGCATATCTAGTTGAACATTATTCTTGTATTTTGCAACGGGTGGGTGGTGATGTATGTCCTTTAGGTAGCATGAACCCATCCCATCCTAATACGTAGCCACCGGCCTATACAACTTCATTCGTTTCAGACACAGGTCAATGTTCAGGGTTTTCTTCGGCAAGCTTTTGATTCCATCAGTAAATTGAGTTTAGTGCTTagaaaatgtttacataataTGTGAATGTAAACAAAGCGATGAGGAGAACACAATTAAGTTAAGGGATATCGAGTTTCACCAAACAAAACGCAGTCTTATTGTTGTTGTTCAATTAACTGGACGTTACCGGCATAAAAAAATGGGTTACCCCCCTCAAAGCTCGTACAACAACAGTGTAGAAACCCGTGGGCATGAAACCCTACGCGTAGCCAATTAATTCTCGTGTGTTATGCGAAGACGGTCATCCATTAGCTGTAGCCTGCATTGACCCCGTTTAATTTATTGAGAGCCCCAATGTTGTTGGCACAGTTCTAGCATGCAGATGTCCATAGATGTCTATATTGTTTTGTGCGTTCTTTTCCATGACGTCAATACATGTGCTCGAATAACTGGCTTAAGTATGTGTACAATGCAAGGCATGCCTTTGTTATCGCTAGCTGCTACTTAAAAATTGGAGAGgaatatttcaaacaaatcatcattCTGATAGTACGTGTACATAACTGTATTGCTTATCTCCGATTAAGGAAGGAATTGCTGGCTTAAAATCAATCTAAGGGGGATGTCCGAGAATCCAACATCGAACTTACGCTTAAAAATACAGGacggggggtggggtggggtggcagAAGAGGGGCTAATAGCGTGTTTGATACTTtcatgtgtggggggggggggggggtgggggggggggtgataggAGGGAGCTGGCCATTTGTCTCAACCCCTGGAGTGAAACGAATTCAAGAGAAAAGCTTCAACTTGTCACTTTTGTCTGGGTTGCGAGGGTTGATGGGAAATAAAGCTTGTGACATCCACTTTTCTCTGTACGATATCCACAATTTTGGAAAACAGAGTATATATATCCATGCATAGTCAATTTCGTTTTCAATTTTGAAGCTTAACAATAGTatcatgaaacaaataataaatgtcTCGTTTGTACTAGATTTTCACGTTTgaatcatttttttcccttcaatcTTTGTGTTTCTCTTCAGCAATTCGAGCATGCTAACTTCATCTACCACAAAGATACAGCGCAGGCGCTCGCCGATTACGTCAAAGACAGAGGGGCGAAAGTTTTGGATCTAGCTGCTGGCTCGGGCAAAATAGGCCTCCTGGTGagatattttaacattttgacctccacccattttttctatttttgcagtgtttgtgtgtgatgTGAAGGACGAGCAGCAAAAGAAATGGCAAATTATTGTAAATGGCGcagagtagggggggggggtgggggggggttcgtTTTCTATTTCCCCGAGCAATATTCGCCGGTTAACCGACATCGATTATTATTCGTCGTAATATTCCGATCAAAACTTAGCAGACTGTCATCTAGCCAGTGTTAACCTTGGTGCGCTAGTTCATGCGTTATTGCTCGTTTTTCGTCTCTCCATACACCTTCCGGCGTCAAGGAACTCAACATTCATTGAGACCCAATTTCCactcaaaaacaaaatgaactaaagggggagagagagagaggtggagagaggaaaAACAGACATTGGGCGGCAAAGAAGCTCCTGATTTTCAAAGGCCAGTTTTTGAAGAGATGtgtcataaatcaaacaaagatgacgaaaatattgaaaatcaaTTATTGATTATGATAGTACAATGTCGTACCCATGAGTCACGGCTTGGCTCAACTTTAAATGTTACAATGAGAcagatttgtttgtttgtctttagCCTTTTTTACGAATTTCCGAGGTTTGAATACGGCTACCGCGTCACAAACAATTTAGATTAACAGCGCCATCTGTTAATAGTCCTTTCTTCTGCTGCTTGGTTTGTGGTGTTTCCGCTAATCGGTTAGTCTCGCTTACTGTACATCATCGTTAGTTAACAGCCCCttccccccactcccccacacCCTCCACCCGGCCAATGCCTCCGACCCCTCCCATCCCTCTGATGTATAGTGCATATACGAATTTCCTTATATAACTcgccaaaacaaaaaagaaactgAGAAAAAAATACTATGAGAAAAGAGAAGCATGTATCATCCATAGAGTATATTTGCGTTAAGTTTATGGTAATTCATCAGCAGCAGCCttagttattataattattttaattattataattattttaattattataattattttaattattataattattttaattattataattattattataattattattattcgacTTTAGTCGAAGTCGTTAGGGGTgcatttgttgtttttctttaatatttagttcGCTTCCAATATTTACTAGGGTTTTTTATACCAGCCAAACTACTCCCGTGTGCGCTGGTTATGTAAAAACGTGGGGatgggggtgtgggtgggggtggcGGCGGTGGTGTGACGACGGTCAACCAGAATTATGAAAAGTACCTGGTAATTACGGCATACTTGCACAGCTCCCCTTCCTCTATCCACCCCTCCCACTATCATCTTACCCTTTGTTGCTTTAACCGTTCAcgcagtatagctactgtagtaTTAGTATTATCTTTATTCCTTGCGCAcctcccaaccccctcccccgacGAACACTGCCCTTTAGAACCTCTCATGTCGTGCTACTATATATAACGCGCCTTCGTGAGCGTGGTCACTCAGTACCTCGCGCActgaaatatattatatagcctataaagatatatatatatatatacatatatatatatataaaatatatatataatatatattatatatatatataaaataaataaagatcaacacactaggaaaattccacttcacgagcggtcgtgaagtggaagtcttctggtgtgttgatctttatttatttaatacatatctgtcataccacttgctacacattcatttcttattttacggcttggcttgctaCAGTATAACTggtaattctgtgtaaattgtcagattcaaagcaccaggggtgaactgtgtacaatcataacacttgggttgTATATACGccctcattgacagttataaaAAGTcagtttatacgcattcacacaccagtagaatcactggtcgagtggtacggacctCGGTCTGACACAAGGGGTTCGAttcctgatgagtcccaaaaggacgaaccggtcgtgaagtggaatttttctagtgtgttgatctttatttatttactatatatctttcATACCACTTGCTGCACAAGTACACATTCATTTctatatgtataattatattcTAATAATTAatttctatatgtatatatatatatatatgtatatatatatatatatgtatgtataattatatttataggcctatatatatatgtataattatatagatatagatataagatatatatatatatatatatatatatatatatatatatatatatatatagatatatatgatatatatatcatatatatatatatgtatatatgatatatataaatatagacatatgatatatagatatatatcatatagatatatatgatatatatatgatataatatatatatgatatatatagatatatatgatatatataaatatcatgtCTGCTTTACTTTACCCCGTCGTTAGGAATGTTTCTGCTCGACTAGATTTCTTTAAGTTCTGAGAACAGTTCAGTAAACCGTGACTGTATAATTTTAGCCATGAATAGATTTCGTCGGTGTGGGATTTTTTATTCCGCTTTGCTGCTATTATTTGCTTCGCTTGAGAAAATCTGAGCATCCGCTAAAACAATATCGTTGCCCTTGTacttgaatatttaaacacgCAGACCTTTTTGTTGTGCTTACCGTGTACCTCACGTCATCGCTTTTATGCTGTACCGTTTTTAACGTTTAATCTTTCCTATAGTATAGcatagtatatatactgtatatatatatatatatatatatatatatatatatatatatatatagctatacctTTAGAGCTGGGCGGGTACCCACCCATTACAAGCATTGGTGCTATTTGGTCATAAATTTGATGGGATAAATAGATAGGAAAGTTCCTGTGTATAACCTGGAGTAAATGGTCTTTTCGTTATGGCACCACCACCGATATCATTGCCTGCAGGATTGCTGACATTCCCAAAAGCAAAGTCCTGGACCTCCACATTAATTTCCAACGTTGATGGGGGACAATTGGTGCTTTATTTGTTTCACTTTAAGAGTAATGCAGTTAGGGAAATAAGGTTCAATAGTGGTGACCAACTGACCACTGAATACGTAAACTCACGTGTTTATAATGGTAACAATTGGAGTTTTCTTGAAAGTCCGAAACCGGCATTTTGCCGTTTCTGTCGATTATTTTAACTTATCTGACAAAATGTATTCGAATTTGGTCCGGTTTTTAATGCGAAGATCGCCCCGGATACTAATATAACCTTAGGTTATGAAAGACTCCTAGGACACGATTCGTTCCATGTTAGCGTTTCATGATCAGTAATAGCGCCATCTTTACGTCACTCTTGCTCGGTAAGATTGTACGAATCCGTGAAGAACATGATACAAATGTGGAAATACCTATTCAAACCCGTTGTGTGTATCTAAGGGATACCGCATCGGCTATTAATACGATACCATCTTGCCACTTGTTAAAGTCCAATAAATATGAATCCACATTTTCTCAACTGAGGGAGTCATTTGGCCTAAGCATTTATGTCAAGCTATGTAAATGATAAACGGTATTTCCTTAAGACTTATAGATCACACTTCATAGCTCATGAAATGGACACATTACTTTTGCCGATACGAAAGATAAATAGGAAATTGATTTGCAAGTATTTGAATATGTGCTTAATAATTATTCGTCGACAAAAGTTGGCGAATGGCGAAATTCCTGGTGTAAGGATGGTCCGCTTGAATGTTAAGACAATGTTCTTCTCTTACAACGGCAAGTCCTTttttttgtctgtctgtctgtctgtctgtctgtctgtctgtctgtctgtctgtctgtctgtctgtctgtctgtctgtctgtctgtatgtcctTTTGTCAGGTCTTGCGTTCACCAATTGTCatcatgaaaaaaagaaaatacaccATCTGTTCTTGTCATCTGTTCGCGCCATCACAATAACCAATTTTCCTTCTTCTtatagcctttttttttttttggaaagctttttttttcttgaagtgAGTATACTTTCTTCtcatgttaccattttttttcttcttcattttttgaGAAAGATTCTTTTTAATAATCGGGAAATCTTACATTTTGTATCTTCTCACAGTCAGTGATCTTTCTCTGATCTAAGTAAAGATCAGATCCCAGTTCCAGCGTTAACAGCAAGAGATTCGCCCGTTGATCCAGAACTTTTCCATGCAAACGGCTGGGGATTCTCGCCCCATAGACTACACTCTTCCCTTTCCATTATTTTTCCATTAACGATGTTTTCACACACCGTTTGTAAAACCACTTATATATCACTACTTGATCACACTTAAACCATTTGATATAATAACTACCCGTGAGAGCACCCGTTTGTTCTTAATCAATTCAAACTAAACTGCATGCACGATATACATGTAGTtagtgaaaaaagaaaaagtaggAAGACAAAATGAGGAAAAAAGTTAAGAATGATGTGAAAACATCTCTAAAATCTTAAAAATGTGCCGTCTAGTCTGAGATTTCCAGCCGTTTCGTTTAATATGTGAAAGTTCCAGAGCCGACCGGTGCGTTTTATTGACCACAACGAGATGATGGAGTTGACGAATAAATATTCTCGTTCATTGACAGGAAACGAGGGCAGGTAACTGACAACTGACGTCATAGACCATTCTCGTATATAACCGATTCTAactctctttttttctatttaccttcattcatgaatattcatattattctGGGAAACGTCGGCTGTATGCTAGCGGAGAGGTTTGCAAAGTTTTaccaaaatttcaaaaccatGAAATCGAACAACAAAACGACTGAATTCCAAGACATTGtatatattatgcaaatttCATATGATTTTTCCGAAGCCACTCGTTGTTTCTGCTCAATATAATATACACTCTTCTGACTGGCAAAGCCGGGGTCTcccagacaatttttttttggttttgtttctgAAATTAAAGCGATTTATATCTACTTGCAATTGCAGTTCTTTTGCTAAGTCATTTGAGTGCTTGACGAATCCCTCTTTTGAGTTTCGAATTTCcgaaaacaaagacaaagaatACAATGTgcttttacaaataaaatagaaagaaagaaagtaagtCCATAGATCGtttttatgtatatacatatggaAGGCAAAAGAAAGCCTAAcataagatataaaaaaaattaacagaacgaaaagaaaagcacaaaaaaaaggTGTGATCTTGTACAGACAAATGCAACCAAATTGGTGTCGAAATTGGTGACGCATGTCACACCCGTGTCACAGCCATGTCATAGATCGGGAATTCAAATCACGTGACATAATTGGCCACTCTTTTCGACCAGCCCTCCGCCGGCCCGCTAGAGTCTTCGCAGCTCAAACTGACCAACATCTGCAGTTGGAAGGCTGATATCCGATATATTCTCTCTGCATGCCGGGCCTCGTTTTAAACTCTGTTATTTGGGTATATCTCTCTTACAGTTGAAAGGTCACGGCTTCTGCAATATGGATGCCCTTGATGGATCGAGTGGAATGTTAAAGCTGGCGAAGGAGAAAGGCATCTACCAAAAATACTTCCACTGCATGGTCGATTCCAAGAAAATACCAGAAGTGGATGATGGTAAGTAATTTaactatttttgttgttgttgtcgaaAGAATTCTTTCGAAGACAGATGTTCATCATTCATCGCATTTcaatattgtttactttttgtcGAGGTTTACACCTTCTACTCACAACTCTTAGTGATTTTCGTACTCCAGATTTGGCGGGTgttcccccacccctttccccctcccttaACCAGTTCACCTTCTCCTCTTCGTTGTTTTGGGCGTACTCCTATAGACAAACATTTGGCGCTCCTCCAAACCGTCTGTTTTTAACTCTCATGAATGGCATTCACATCCTTCCTCGACATGTGCATTTCAATCCAACTCGACCTGCCACAGagttccttccttcctcccaccccccccggAAATGAGTgaatggggaggggagaagCAGTGCTGAAATGCTACCAATATGGGTTGGTAGCCTAAGGAGGATTGTAGAGCATTTGTCACATATGGAGACAGGTaaccattgttttgtttttttgtagaCCATGTACGGATACTCAAACCAAACAAGACTTTGGGGTGTCTGCACCTTACCTCCTGTCTCGTCACAACGATTGCACTACAATCTACTCGACCAATCCCTCTACTATGCGTATTTAATATTTCAGGACACTTCGAGACTTCACTTACTGAACTACTCTTCTGTTctgatttaaattttttttccaGCTTCATATGATGCGGTGAGCTGTGGCGGGTCAGTTGCGAAAGGCCATCTCTCGTATGATACCATTCAGACGATGTTAAGGGCTGTAAAGCCAGGTATGCTATTTATCCTCGATCTTTTaaccctcccttcctcccctccctccctccctccctccgcCCGACAAAATTaaaatcggggggggggggggttatagtCAGATTTAACATTggaacttttcttttctctctttttgcaTCGCTGTACTTATCACAATTCGTGTTTCATCGCATTAAATTTCATGGGTGGCCGGAactattttttcttctcattgcAGGAGGCTACCTCATATTCAGCTGCGCCGGTTGGAACTTTCAGTTTGAAGAATTTTCACGCACTAAACTCGATGATTGTTTCTCCGAGTTGAAGAAAAGAGGACTTTGCGCCACTGTCGAGGAGAGGCCGTCTTTTCATATCGGGGAGGAGCCCGGCTTCATATTCATTCTTCGCCGCGGTGACGGGGTCTTAAACGGCCATTAACTCATCCGTGTGAAAACatacacatgtttttttttttctatgttgCACAGAAATGTATTAGATATAGTTGTAGAACTGACTAGATAGCTGTTTTAGAAATAACTAGAATATTATTCGTATCCGAATTTGTCATGAGAACCACTTGGTAccaaaaagacagaaaaagggAAGGTGGAAGACAACTTGTCGATAAGGTAAAACTATTTAACAGAGATTTCCCAAAATTCAGCTTTTCAAATGGACATAGACCTTGCCGTCCACTACAGTAGTATCTGTCCTAAAAAAATCTGACAACGTTTCAGGGGGTTGGCGTAGGGCGGAGATGACCGGAAAATTATGATCTGCATTGAAAACGCATCGACCCTATAATGGTACTTCTTTTGTCCGACAAAGTGGAGAATGGAAATTGACCCCAGCTGTTGTTCATGTATATTCATCGCTTTTGTTTCGATAGCTGTGCATACTGTTACAATTAGTTCGTTGTAAAAGTaccctcccctttccctcttATTCCAGGAAGTTGCATCacagaaggggggaggggggagggggagggtctTTGATTTAATCTGTGCAAATGCTCTTCCAATAGGCTTTACTTAGGCTATGATATGAGTTAACGCTGCATGCAACCCTAtatatttggaatgtttgcttagctaaCAAAGTTGATCGACACCattatacaaaaaacaaaaaacaaagacatttgcAGCTGaattgccctgatgacatcttccattctactgttgccagatgcatttataCAAGGGATCactaaatttgaagaaaaaaagaaaagaaaaaggctCTTATCTTCGCGATATAAAATGCTATAAGGACTTGGTTGTCGCCTAAAGATTTTAGCCACAAGGATATCAGTTTAATGGCGCTCGTAATGTCGAATTATAATGGTCACTAATCTCGAATCATTAAACAGTATTCCGTCTGTTTCCAAAATCTCAAAGACATTGAATTGTCTAATGTAACCATTCTTGAATGTATTGGCATTAATCTGGAAAATCTTccatataaaaaaaagtacttATAAAAACTATATGTAGTTAGGTATATTCAGGACTAAAGTTGATGACGTAAGTTAACTGGAAGGTTAAAGGTAAAAGGTTAAAGGATGTTGAAGGTGATGATAGGGGTCTATGGCTCTTTCACATACTCTGCTTTTACCGTCCGTTCCAAAGTATTTCTCACTAACGCCCT encodes:
- the LOC139964815 gene encoding methyltransferase-like protein 27 yields the protein MTTDSSNIKPMTHGTTNGITNGGTNGHLKEYLVKRSDLHDRMTKDSSGKSVIEWYDGEATLYDDQFEHANFIYHKDTAQALADYVKDRGAKVLDLAAGSGKIGLLLKGHGFCNMDALDGSSGMLKLAKEKGIYQKYFHCMVDSKKIPEVDDASYDAVSCGGSVAKGHLSYDTIQTMLRAVKPGGYLIFSCAGWNFQFEEFSRTKLDDCFSELKKRGLCATVEERPSFHIGEEPGFIFILRRGDGVLNGH